DNA from Kitasatospora herbaricolor:
CCATACTCGGTCCGCTCAAGGACCTCGACGTGGTCGCCTACCTGCGCTTCGCCAGCGTGTACCGGGCGTACGACGGACTCGAAGACTTCGAGGCCGCCATCGCGGAACTCCGCGCCGAGCAGGCCTTCGCCCTGGAGGGCGGCGCCCCGGTGCCGGCCCCCGCCGCCGCGTCCTGACCGGCGGCACCCGCACGACCCCAACCGGTGCGTCCATCGACGCGGCGGCGTAACACCGACGTACTACAACCGTACCGACCGGCCCTCCGGGGCTGACGCGTGCCCGAAATCTGGGCACAGAACACCACAAACCGTGCGGTAGCAGCCGGCGACCCGGCTGTCCGCACACCAGGAGAAGCGAACCAGCGGCACCCCGGAAGCAAAGGGGCGCCGAGGGCGTTTGCCCAGGAGGAGGAGCGAGAAGTGACAGACACGACGAGCGGTTCCGCACGCGGGTCCAAGTCCGAGAAGGCCGCCAAGGGCGCCGCCGGCAAGGCGACGAAGGGCGGCCTGCGGATCGAGCGCATCCACACCACCCCTGGCGTGCACCCCTACGACGAGGTCACCTGGGAGCGCCGCGACGTCGTCATGACCAACTGGCGCGACGGCTCGATCAACTTCGAGCAGCGCGGCGTGGAGTTCCCCGACTCCTGGTCGGTGAACGCCGTGAACATCGTCACCTCCAAGTACTTCCGCGGCGCCGTCGGCAGCCCGCAGCGCGAGTGGAGCCTCAAGCAGATCATCGACCGCGTGGTGCTCACCTACCGCGCCGCCGGCGAGAAGAACGGTTACTTCTCCGCCCCGGAGGACGCCGAGGTCTTCGAGCACGAGCTCACCTACGCGCTGCTCCACCAGATCTTCAGCTTCAACTCGCCGGTCTGGTTCAACGTCGGCACCAAGCAGCCCCAGCAGGTCTCCGCCTGCTTCATCCTGGCCGTCGACGACTCCATGGAGTCGATCCTCGACTGGTACAAGGAAGAGGGCATGATCTTCAAGGGCGGCTCCGGCGCCGGCCTGAACCTCTCCCGGATCCGTTCCTCCAAGGAACTGCTCTCCTCCGGCGGCAACGCCTCCGGCCCGGTCTCCTTCATGCGCGGCGCCGACGCCTCCGCCGGCACCATCAAGTCGGGCGGCGCCACCCGGCGCGCGGCCAAGATGGTCGTCCTGGACGTGGACCACCCGGACGTCGAGGCCTTCATCGAGACCAAGGTGAAGGAGGAGGAGAAGATCCGCGCGCTGCGCGACGCGGGCTTCGACATGGACCTCGGCGGGGACGACATCACCTCCGTCCAGTACCAGAACGCCAACAACTCGGTCCGGGTCTCCGACGAGTTCATGACCGCGGTCGAGAACGGCACCGAGTTCGGCCTGCGCGCCCGGATGACCGGCGAGGTCATCGAGACCGTCGACGCGAAGAAGCTCTTCCGCAAGATGGCCGAGGCCGCCTGGGCCTGCGCCGACCCCGGCATCCAGTACGACTCGACGATCAACCACTGGCACACTTGCCCGGAGTCCGGCCGCATCAACGCGTCCAACCCCTGCTCCGAGTACATGCACCTGGACAACTCCAGCTGCAACCTCGCCTCGCTGAACCTGATGAAGTTCCTGCGCGACGACGACTCCTTCGACGCCGAGCGCTTCGCCAAGGTCGTCGAGCTGGTCATCACCGCGATGGACATCTCCATCTGCTTCGCCGACTTCCCCACCGAGAAGATCGGCGAGACCACCCGCGCCTACCGCCAGCTCGGCATCGGCTACGCCAACCTCGGCGCCCTGCTGATGGCGACCGGCCACGCGTACGACTCCGAGGGCGGCCGCGCGCTCGCCGGCGCCATCACCTCGCTGATGACCGGCACCGCCTACCGCCGCGGCGCCGAGCTGGCCG
Protein-coding regions in this window:
- a CDS encoding vitamin B12-dependent ribonucleotide reductase is translated as MTDTTSGSARGSKSEKAAKGAAGKATKGGLRIERIHTTPGVHPYDEVTWERRDVVMTNWRDGSINFEQRGVEFPDSWSVNAVNIVTSKYFRGAVGSPQREWSLKQIIDRVVLTYRAAGEKNGYFSAPEDAEVFEHELTYALLHQIFSFNSPVWFNVGTKQPQQVSACFILAVDDSMESILDWYKEEGMIFKGGSGAGLNLSRIRSSKELLSSGGNASGPVSFMRGADASAGTIKSGGATRRAAKMVVLDVDHPDVEAFIETKVKEEEKIRALRDAGFDMDLGGDDITSVQYQNANNSVRVSDEFMTAVENGTEFGLRARMTGEVIETVDAKKLFRKMAEAAWACADPGIQYDSTINHWHTCPESGRINASNPCSEYMHLDNSSCNLASLNLMKFLRDDDSFDAERFAKVVELVITAMDISICFADFPTEKIGETTRAYRQLGIGYANLGALLMATGHAYDSEGGRALAGAITSLMTGTAYRRGAELAGVVGPYDGYARNAAPHQRVMKQHADANSAAVPVDELDAPVWAAATETWQDVLRIGAQNGFRNAQASVLAPTGTIGLMMDCDTTGVEPDLALVKFKKLVGGGSMQIVNGTVPRALKRLGYQPEQVEAVVAHIAEHGNVVDAPSLKPEHYEVFDCAMGERVISAMGHVRMMAAIQPWISGAISKTVNMPEVATVEEIEEIYFEAWKLGVKALAIYRDNCKVGQPLSAKTKTPAAEAPKAEAAPVVEKVVEYRPVRKRLPKGRPGITTSFTVGGAEGYMTANSYPDDGLGEVFLKMSKQGSTLAGMMDAFSIAVSVGLQYGVPLETYVSKFTNMRFEPAGLTDDPDVRMAQSIVDYIFRRLALDFLPFETRSALGIHSVEERQRHLDTGSYEPLEAEELDVEGLAQSAPRAAEPVVAAKPAAVEAPKAAPAQAHNSTELMEIQLGLNADAPLCFSCGTKMRRAGSCYLCEGCGSTSGCS